A region of Burkholderiales bacterium JOSHI_001 DNA encodes the following proteins:
- a CDS encoding response regulator with CheY-like receiver domain and winged-helix DNA-binding domain (PFAM: Response regulator receiver domain; Transcriptional regulatory protein, C terminal): protein MNEHILLVEDDDAIAVALRLHLEDAGYRLHREADGRQAMAAIDRQRWDLVLLDLMLPGADGWEVCRHLRARHADVPVIMLSARSAEAHRVLGLELGADDYVAKPFSMLELVARIRALLRRIEQMRSTAAARQEFSFGPFRLDTVRRELLRDSTVVPLTLREFDLLHFLLKHPGRPFSRGELLQRVWGDGFDGYEHTVNSHINRLRSRIEDDPRNPRRVVTVWGVGYRFDPEPTP, encoded by the coding sequence ATGAATGAACACATCCTGCTGGTCGAAGACGACGACGCCATCGCCGTGGCCCTACGACTGCATCTTGAAGACGCTGGCTACCGACTGCACCGCGAGGCCGACGGCCGGCAGGCGATGGCCGCCATCGACCGGCAGCGCTGGGATCTGGTGCTGCTGGACCTGATGCTGCCGGGCGCCGATGGCTGGGAGGTCTGCCGCCATCTGCGCGCCCGGCATGCCGACGTGCCTGTCATCATGCTCAGCGCACGCTCGGCCGAAGCGCACCGCGTGCTGGGGCTGGAACTGGGCGCCGACGACTATGTGGCCAAGCCATTCTCGATGCTGGAACTGGTGGCCCGAATCCGGGCGTTGCTGCGGCGCATCGAGCAGATGCGCTCGACGGCGGCAGCGCGGCAGGAGTTCAGCTTCGGCCCCTTCCGGTTGGACACCGTGCGGCGCGAGCTGCTGCGCGACAGCACCGTGGTGCCCTTGACCCTGCGTGAATTCGATCTGCTGCATTTCCTGCTGAAGCATCCGGGTCGCCCCTTCAGCCGCGGGGAACTGCTGCAACGGGTCTGGGGCGATGGCTTCGACGGCTACGAGCACACCGTCAACTCCCACATCAACCGGCTGCGCAGTCGCATCGAGGACGACCCGCGCAACCCCCGGCGCGTGGTCACCGTGTGGGGCGTGGGCTACCGTTTCGATCCGGAGCCCACGCCATGA
- a CDS encoding PEP-CTERM putative exosortase interaction domain-containing protein (PFAM: PEP-CTERM motif~TIGRFAM: PEP-CTERM putative exosortase interaction domain) produces MIQRPFLCSRTGVAIATVFALCASAQAAVVDVTVKVQNLAPSNSISFAPLHVGFNNGSFDAFNLGGVATAPIISVAEGGAGGAWQAAFAAADPNATRGTIGGLLLPGASSSLTFRVDTVLNPYFTFGAMAVPSNDFFIGNDSPTAYRLFNAAGNLNISAIGIQAHEIWDAGSEVFDPAAAAFAGNNDLRRDQNSVVAFNFAEFAGFNSLTTGAGYTFNSALTADSDVYRITFGVSPVPEPGSYALMAAGLITIGYVARRRRGDMPLVGRAAA; encoded by the coding sequence ATGATCCAACGCCCTTTCCTCTGCTCGCGCACAGGCGTAGCCATCGCCACCGTGTTCGCGCTGTGCGCCTCAGCGCAGGCCGCTGTCGTCGACGTGACGGTCAAGGTGCAGAACCTTGCCCCCAGCAACAGCATCAGCTTCGCCCCCCTGCACGTCGGCTTCAACAACGGCAGCTTCGACGCCTTCAACTTGGGCGGCGTGGCCACGGCGCCGATCATCTCGGTGGCCGAAGGCGGCGCAGGCGGCGCCTGGCAAGCGGCGTTTGCTGCCGCCGATCCGAATGCCACCCGGGGCACCATCGGCGGCCTGCTGTTGCCGGGGGCCTCCAGCAGCCTGACCTTCCGTGTCGACACGGTGCTGAACCCCTACTTCACCTTCGGCGCGATGGCGGTGCCGAGCAATGATTTCTTCATCGGCAACGACAGCCCCACCGCGTACCGGCTCTTCAACGCCGCCGGCAACTTGAACATTTCCGCCATCGGCATCCAGGCGCACGAGATCTGGGACGCCGGTTCGGAGGTCTTCGACCCGGCCGCCGCGGCTTTTGCCGGCAACAACGACCTGCGCCGGGACCAGAACTCGGTCGTCGCCTTCAACTTCGCCGAGTTCGCGGGCTTCAACAGCCTGACCACAGGGGCCGGCTACACCTTCAACAGCGCCTTGACGGCCGACAGCGATGTGTACCGCATCACCTTCGGCGTCTCGCCCGTGCCCGAGCCCGGCAGCTATGCGCTGATGGCAGCGGGTCTGATAACCATCGGCTATGTTGCACGCCGCCGGCGCGGTGACATGCCGCTGGTCGGCAGGGCCGCAGCCTGA